From Alloacidobacterium dinghuense:
TCGGCCGTTACATTCTCACGCCGAAAATCTTTGAGTTGCTGGAGAGGACCCCTCTCGGTGCTGGTGGAGAACTACAGCTCACCGATGGCATCAAGACCCTGCTTGAGACCGAGAAGGTCTACGGCTACACATTCGACGGAATTCGCCACGACGCTGGTGATAAATTCGGCATGCTGAAAGCCACGGTCGACTTCGCGCTCAAACGCGAAGACATGGGGCCGCAGTTCCGCGAATATCTGAAGTCCCTGGTACTGTGATCTGTTCTAAATGGAAATAAAAAGCCCGGATCTTACACCGGGCTTTTTATTTCCACTTGATGTTGCAACCGAGGCTCGGCTTCTGGATCGGATGCACTGGCTCGCCGGCTAACACCGTGTTCATGGCAGTGCGCAAATCTTCGCCTGTAACGGGAATACCGCTTCCCGGACGGCTGTCGTCGAGTTGCCCCCGATAGGCGAGTTTCAAGTTCCCATCGAAGAGGAAGAAATCAGGAGTGCAGGCGGCGGCGTATGCCCGGGCGACTTCCTGCGTTTCGTCGTAGAGGTAGGAAAATGAAAAGCCCACAGCGCGAGCCTGCTCAGCGAGACTCGCTGGTGCGTCATCCGGATAATTAGCTGCGTCGTTGCTGCTGATGGCGATGATGCCGATGCCTTTGCCTTCGTAGTCGCGGCCCAGTTTTGCCAGTTCTTTTTCAACGTGCTTTACGAAAGGGCAATGACGGCAGATGAACATGACGAGCAGCCCTTTCGGGCCTGAGGCGGATTGCAGATCAACCATGCCGCCGCTGACAACATCGGGCAGTGAAAACTCCGGGGCATGCGTGCCCAGAGCAAGCATGGCGGATTCGGTTCTGGCCATCGCAGTGTCTCCTTAGAAAAGCTGATTCTGTTTTCGTGGCAGCGGCAGCCCGAAATGTTCATAGGCCAGCCGCGTGGCCACGCGTCCGCGGGGCGTGCGGTCGAGAAAACCAATCTGGATCAGGAACGGCTCGTAGACTTCTTCGAGCGCGTCTTCTTCTTCGGCGAGTGTCGCAGCCAGCGTGTTCAGGCCTACGGGACCGCCGTCATACTTTTCGATGATCGTCATCATCAGCCGCCGGTCAAGCTCGTCGAAGCCATGCGCATCCACTTCGAGCATCTTCAGCGCCTGCTCTGCGGTGCTGCGGTCAATCTTTCCCGATCCGCGCACCTGGGCAAAGTCGCGCACGCGCCGCAGCAGGCGGTTGGCGATGCGCGGCGTTCCGCGCGAGCGCATGGCGATTTCGGCGGCTCCATCTTCATCGATGGGTACGTTGAGAACTTCCGCGGACCGCTCGACGATAAAGCGCAGGTCGTCATCGGTGTAAAACTCCAGCCGCAGCAGGATGCCGAAGCGCGAGCGCAGCGGCGATGAGAGGAGCCCGGGGCGTGTGGTGGCGGCGACAAAAGTAAAGGGCTTGATGTCCATCACGTGCGTGCGTGCAGCCGGGCCCTGCCCGATGATGATGTCGAGTTTGTAGTCTTCAAGCGCGGTGTAGAGCTTTTCTTCGAGCACCGGTTGCAGGCGATGGATCTCGTCGAGGAAGAGCACCTGGCGCTCGCGCAGGTTGGTCAGAATTGCCGTCAAGTCACCCTGAATCTGCAGCGCCGGGCCCGAGGTCTGCTGGAAGCCTACGTCCATCTCATTCGCAATGATTGAGGCAAGCGTCGTTTTACCTAGCCCCGGAGGCCCAAAAAGCAAAACGTGATCAAGCGCTTCGCCACGGCTCTTCGCTGCTTCGAGGGCAATCGCCAGCTGCTCCTTGGCCTTTGGCTGGCCGATGAATTCCTTCAGCCAGCGCGGCCGCAACTTCAGTTCAAAAGAGCTCTCATCCTCGGCGCGCGCCGCACTTACAAGCCGTTCCGGATCGTCTTTGCCTGCCATTCACTCGGAGTGTAGCAGCTTGCAGAAACACATGCGCAACCCGACAATGGAATCGTTCCCACGACGAGCATTTGCATTAAAGTGTAAGTATCATGCGTCGCCTTTCTGTGCTCGTCTTTCTCGGCTGTGTTCTGTTCTCCACGCCGATGCCGCTCGCATTCGCTCAGGCTGCTCCCCAGCCTCTCTCGATGACGGATCAGCAAAAGGCGGAGATGGCCCGGCGCGTTCGCCAGGAGTTCCTGCACGCGTGGGACGGCTACCGCCAATACGCATGGGGACACGACGCATTAAAACCGCTGAGCAAGAAACCGCACGACTGGTATGCGCATTCGCTTCTGATGACACCCGTCGATGGACTGGACACGATGATCCTGATGGGCTTGACGCCCCAGGCCGACGAAGCGCGCAAGCTGATCGACACCCAGCTCAATTTCGATCAGGACATGTACGTAAAGGATTTCGAGATCACCATCCGCATGATGGGCGGTCTGCTTTCGAGCTATCAGCTGACTGGCGACAAACGGCTGCTCGAACTGGCCGACGATCTTGGCCGTCGTATGCTCCCCATGTTCAATTCGCCGACCGGCATGCCATACGAGTACGTCAACCTGCACACGGGGGCGGTGCGCGGACCCAACAGCAATCCTGCGGAAGTTGGCAGCCTGCTCTTGGAATACGGCACATTGGCACGGCTCACCGGCAAGCAGGTTTACTACGACAAAGCAAAGCGGGCTGTCGTCGCGATGTACAAGCGTCAGTCAAAAATCGGACTCGTCGGCCTTGGCATCAACGTCGAAACCGGCAAATGGACAGACCGCACGGCAGGAATCATGGGCGGCATCGATTCTTACTACGAATACCTGCTGAAGTGCGCCATCCTCTTCAACGACAAGGACTGCGAGCGCATGTGGAACGAGAGCGCGGCAGCAATCAACAAATACCTTGCCGACCAGCGCCCCAACGGTCTGTGGTACGGACAGGCAAATATGGGCACCGGAAAACGCATTGCAACCTACTACGGAGCGCTCGATGCTTTCTTTCCCGCAGTGCTGGCACTTGGCGGCGACCGCGAGCGAGCGGCAAAACTTCAAGACTCAAGCTACCTTATGTGGAATCTCGCCGGTATAGAGCCTGACTCACTGAACTACGCGGCCATGCAGATCAAAGACGCGAACTATCCGCTACGGCCGGAGATCATCGAGTCGGCCTACTATCTGTATCACTACACACACGATCCTAAATATCTCGTGATGGGGCAGACATTTTTTGACTCACTGATGAAGTATTGCCGCAACGACGTCGGCTTCGCCGCACTCAGTGACGTCCGCACCAAGCAGAAGGCTGACAGCATGGAGAGTTTTTTCTTTGCTGAGACGATGAAATATCTCTATCTGCTCTTTGCGCCGCCGTCGACGCTCGATTTCGATTCCATCGTCTTCAATACTGAGGCACACCCGTTGAAGCGTAACTTCACTGCAGCTTCAAACTGACTTACTGTCAGAGCAGAGGCAGCCCGGCAACGCACAACGAAACCTGAGCCAGAACGATCGCGCCCGTTACCCAGAGAAACGGCTTGCGATAACGCGTCTCCAGCACATCGGCAAAGACGCCACCGATGAACGCAAGTAGAAATGGAAGCGCCCACAGCCACGGCTCGCTCTGCACTCCAGGTGTCACCAGCAACAGCAGAAAAGCTGCAACCAGCAAAGGGGTGGTATTTCCAAAGTATCGCGACCGCCGAAATGCGAGATACAGCCCGAGCGCACCCGCCGCAGCGATTGTGATCCCGGAGTTGATCAGCGATGCAAATAGCGCCCCAGCCTGACCGAGTGAAAACCACATCTTCGCCGATTCGCTGCGAAAAACATAGCTAAAGGCATCGGGACGAAACGCATACGAAGCAAACAGTAAGAATAATGCACCTAGAACCCAAACTATGGCCAGCGTAGGAAGATAAGCGCGTCGGCCCTCAGCGACA
This genomic window contains:
- the ruvB gene encoding Holliday junction branch migration DNA helicase RuvB — encoded protein: MAGKDDPERLVSAARAEDESSFELKLRPRWLKEFIGQPKAKEQLAIALEAAKSRGEALDHVLLFGPPGLGKTTLASIIANEMDVGFQQTSGPALQIQGDLTAILTNLRERQVLFLDEIHRLQPVLEEKLYTALEDYKLDIIIGQGPAARTHVMDIKPFTFVAATTRPGLLSSPLRSRFGILLRLEFYTDDDLRFIVERSAEVLNVPIDEDGAAEIAMRSRGTPRIANRLLRRVRDFAQVRGSGKIDRSTAEQALKMLEVDAHGFDELDRRLMMTIIEKYDGGPVGLNTLAATLAEEEDALEEVYEPFLIQIGFLDRTPRGRVATRLAYEHFGLPLPRKQNQLF
- a CDS encoding thioredoxin family protein, with amino-acid sequence MARTESAMLALGTHAPEFSLPDVVSGGMVDLQSASGPKGLLVMFICRHCPFVKHVEKELAKLGRDYEGKGIGIIAISSNDAANYPDDAPASLAEQARAVGFSFSYLYDETQEVARAYAAACTPDFFLFDGNLKLAYRGQLDDSRPGSGIPVTGEDLRTAMNTVLAGEPVHPIQKPSLGCNIKWK
- a CDS encoding glycoside hydrolase family 47 protein, encoding MRRLSVLVFLGCVLFSTPMPLAFAQAAPQPLSMTDQQKAEMARRVRQEFLHAWDGYRQYAWGHDALKPLSKKPHDWYAHSLLMTPVDGLDTMILMGLTPQADEARKLIDTQLNFDQDMYVKDFEITIRMMGGLLSSYQLTGDKRLLELADDLGRRMLPMFNSPTGMPYEYVNLHTGAVRGPNSNPAEVGSLLLEYGTLARLTGKQVYYDKAKRAVVAMYKRQSKIGLVGLGINVETGKWTDRTAGIMGGIDSYYEYLLKCAILFNDKDCERMWNESAAAINKYLADQRPNGLWYGQANMGTGKRIATYYGALDAFFPAVLALGGDRERAAKLQDSSYLMWNLAGIEPDSLNYAAMQIKDANYPLRPEIIESAYYLYHYTHDPKYLVMGQTFFDSLMKYCRNDVGFAALSDVRTKQKADSMESFFFAETMKYLYLLFAPPSTLDFDSIVFNTEAHPLKRNFTAASN